The following proteins come from a genomic window of Paenibacillus antri:
- a CDS encoding YerC/YecD family TrpR-related protein, with protein sequence MQLKKLNDKSIDQLFEAVLTLKNLEECYTFFDDLCTINEIQSLSQRLEVARMLRKGSTYNQIETETGASTATISRVKRCLNYGNDGYKMTLERLGR encoded by the coding sequence ATGCAATTAAAGAAGCTGAACGATAAATCGATCGACCAGCTGTTCGAAGCGGTGTTGACCTTGAAGAACCTCGAGGAATGCTATACGTTCTTCGACGACCTGTGCACGATCAACGAAATCCAGTCGTTGTCCCAGCGATTAGAAGTGGCGCGGATGCTTCGCAAGGGCAGCACGTACAACCAGATCGAGACGGAAACCGGCGCGAGCACGGCGACGATCTCCCGCGTGAAGCGGTGCCTCAACTACGGCAACGACGGTTATAAGATGACGCTGGAGCGGCTGGGACGGTAG
- a CDS encoding carbohydrate ABC transporter permease yields MARAIINGIFALISLCMFLPFVLVITSSLSAEQSIIANGYQYIPEQWSTEGYATVFKSPAILLRAYGVTAFITVAGTALSLLLTAMTAYVLSRKDYKFGRLATFYVFFTMLFSGGLVPFYILMTQYLHLKDNILAIILPSLLNVFYVMIMRSYMLKIPFEMIESAKMDGAGEFRIFFRMVLPLSTPGLATLGLMISFNYWNEWFNALLFLENQSLAPLQLLLQRMIRNIEFLTSNSDFVSQFGMEVAIADLPKYNVRMAMAILAAGPMMFVFPFFQRYFVAGLTIGSLKG; encoded by the coding sequence ATGGCCAGAGCGATCATTAACGGAATCTTCGCCCTCATTTCATTGTGCATGTTTCTCCCGTTCGTGTTGGTGATCACGTCCTCCCTCTCGGCGGAGCAATCGATCATCGCGAACGGGTACCAATACATTCCCGAGCAATGGAGCACGGAAGGCTACGCGACGGTATTCAAATCCCCCGCGATCTTGCTCCGGGCTTACGGCGTCACCGCCTTCATTACCGTCGCCGGGACGGCGCTTAGCCTGCTGCTGACCGCGATGACGGCCTATGTACTGTCCCGTAAAGATTATAAGTTCGGTCGGTTGGCTACGTTTTACGTCTTCTTCACGATGCTGTTCAGCGGCGGGCTCGTCCCGTTCTATATTTTGATGACGCAATATCTCCACCTGAAGGACAACATTCTTGCGATCATTCTGCCCAGCCTGTTGAACGTCTTTTACGTGATGATCATGCGAAGCTACATGCTGAAAATTCCGTTCGAGATGATCGAATCCGCCAAGATGGACGGGGCCGGCGAGTTCCGCATCTTTTTCCGAATGGTGCTGCCCTTGTCGACGCCCGGATTGGCGACCCTCGGTCTCATGATTTCCTTCAATTATTGGAACGAGTGGTTCAACGCGCTGCTGTTTTTGGAAAATCAGAGCCTTGCGCCGTTGCAGCTGCTGCTGCAGCGCATGATCCGGAACATCGAGTTCCTGACGAGCAACAGCGACTTCGTCTCCCAATTCGGGATGGAGGTCGCGATCGCCGACCTGCCGAAATACAACGTCAGAATGGCGATGGCGATCCTTGCGGCCGGCCCGATGATGTTCGTCTTCCCGTTCTTCCAGCGATATTTCGTCGCGGGTCTGACGATCGGTTCGTTGAAGGGCTGA
- the rlmD gene encoding 23S rRNA (uracil(1939)-C(5))-methyltransferase RlmD has translation MRTKKFAAAKRRKTTTASSKPAGDAARRELPVALHDVIELDIVGLAHEGEGVGRFGGFTLFVPGALPGERVRARVAELRKNFGRAELLEVLAASPDRVAAPCAVYARCGGCQLQHFAYEAQLRWKRQLVVDALERIGKLRVAPSSAAPGVPFQGDSLSSGSPEGEVSSGASFQGDSLSSGYGFGGIVVHPVLGMDDPWRYRNKAQVPIGFDLEEGGLVGGFYEQGSHRIVSTDACLIQHERNDDAVLATKRIARELGIEAYDEKSRSGWLRHVVAKVSFATGEMMLVLVGTTRVVDGLDALVARLRDELPHVVSICLNVNPDQTSAVFGRETATLWGADVIFDSIGGIRFAISARSFYQVNPVQTERLYGKALEYAALEGGETVIDAYCGIGTISLFLARSARQVYGVELIPDAVEDARANARLNDIDNADFEVGRAEVVLPAWREQGIDADVIVVDPPRKGCDPALLDTLVAMRPERIVYVSCNPATLARDLAALEAGGFATLEVQPVDMFPHTGHVECVALVIRNETEDQKPL, from the coding sequence GTGAGAACGAAGAAATTTGCGGCGGCGAAACGCCGGAAGACAACAACAGCATCATCGAAGCCTGCGGGCGACGCGGCGCGACGGGAGCTTCCCGTCGCGCTTCATGACGTGATCGAGCTGGACATCGTAGGCTTGGCGCACGAAGGAGAGGGCGTCGGGCGGTTCGGCGGCTTCACGCTGTTCGTGCCGGGGGCGCTGCCCGGGGAGCGGGTGCGGGCGCGGGTCGCGGAGCTGCGGAAGAACTTCGGCCGGGCGGAGCTGCTCGAGGTGCTTGCGGCGAGCCCCGATCGGGTGGCGGCGCCCTGCGCGGTGTATGCGCGGTGCGGCGGCTGCCAGCTGCAGCACTTCGCGTACGAGGCGCAGCTGCGTTGGAAGCGGCAGCTCGTCGTCGACGCGTTGGAGCGGATCGGGAAGCTGCGGGTGGCGCCGTCTTCGGCTGCTCCCGGCGTTCCTTTCCAAGGTGATTCCCTTAGCTCAGGTTCGCCGGAGGGGGAGGTATCTTCCGGTGCTTCTTTCCAAGGTGATTCCCTTAGCTCAGGCTACGGCTTCGGCGGGATCGTCGTGCATCCCGTGCTCGGCATGGACGACCCATGGCGGTACCGCAACAAGGCGCAGGTGCCGATCGGCTTCGACCTCGAGGAGGGCGGCCTCGTCGGCGGCTTCTACGAGCAAGGCTCGCACCGGATCGTCTCGACGGACGCTTGCCTCATCCAGCACGAGCGGAACGACGACGCGGTGCTCGCGACGAAGCGCATCGCGCGCGAGCTCGGCATCGAAGCGTACGACGAGAAGTCGCGCTCGGGCTGGCTGCGCCACGTCGTCGCGAAGGTATCGTTCGCGACGGGCGAGATGATGCTCGTGCTCGTCGGCACGACGCGCGTCGTCGACGGGCTCGACGCCCTCGTCGCCCGGCTGCGGGACGAGCTGCCGCATGTCGTCAGCATCTGCCTGAACGTGAACCCCGATCAGACGAGCGCCGTCTTCGGACGGGAGACGGCGACGTTGTGGGGGGCGGATGTCATTTTCGATAGTATCGGTGGGATTAGGTTCGCCATCTCGGCGCGCTCGTTCTATCAGGTCAACCCGGTGCAGACGGAACGGCTGTACGGCAAGGCGCTGGAGTATGCGGCGCTCGAGGGCGGGGAGACCGTCATCGACGCTTATTGCGGCATCGGCACAATCTCGTTGTTCCTGGCGCGGTCCGCCCGCCAGGTGTACGGCGTCGAGCTCATCCCCGACGCCGTCGAAGACGCCCGCGCCAATGCGCGGCTGAACGACATCGACAACGCCGACTTCGAAGTCGGCCGCGCCGAGGTCGTTCTGCCCGCGTGGCGCGAGCAGGGCATCGACGCCGACGTCATCGTCGTCGACCCCCCGCGCAAGGGCTGCGACCCCGCCCTGCTCGACACGCTCGTCGCGATGCGTCCCGAGCGAATCGTCTACGTGTCGTGCAATCCCGCCACGTTAGCCCGCGACCTCGCCGCGCTCGAGGCCGGCGGCTTCGCTACCCTCGAGGTGCAGCCGGTGGATATGTTCCCGCATACGGGGCATGTGGAGTGCGTCGCGTTGGTGATTAGGAATGAAACAGAGGACCAAAAACCCTTGTAG
- a CDS encoding carbohydrate ABC transporter permease — MPTNKIKLDRLLLTVLFGACSILFITPLVWMLSASAKLERDVMTYPIQWIPREWNWVDNFQKVWMENVPFSLFYWNSFKLAVVSTIATLLFSSMAAFAFSKLRAPGKGVMFGLMMSFMIIPEQATLVPRFIMIKWLGLYNSHEGLMLMLAFSMYFTFLMRQFMMGVHNDFIEVAKIDGAGYLRVYAQIMLPLCKPILATAGIIKFIWTWNDYQNPLIFLFTKELFPLPLGIQFFRQEYSNNVSLMMMAAVSAIIPLLIVFVVLQKQVINGITVGGVKG, encoded by the coding sequence TTGCCGACAAACAAAATCAAGCTTGATCGCCTGTTGCTGACTGTGCTTTTCGGGGCATGTTCGATTCTATTCATTACCCCGTTGGTATGGATGTTGTCCGCTTCCGCGAAGTTGGAGCGCGACGTGATGACCTACCCGATCCAATGGATTCCGCGGGAGTGGAATTGGGTTGATAATTTCCAGAAGGTTTGGATGGAAAATGTGCCGTTTTCGTTGTTTTATTGGAATTCCTTTAAGCTTGCCGTCGTTTCTACGATTGCAACGCTGTTGTTCTCGTCGATGGCCGCTTTCGCCTTCTCGAAATTGCGAGCGCCCGGCAAGGGCGTCATGTTCGGACTGATGATGTCTTTCATGATCATTCCGGAACAGGCTACGCTCGTTCCGCGGTTTATTATGATCAAATGGCTTGGCCTGTATAATTCTCACGAAGGTCTGATGCTGATGCTGGCCTTCTCGATGTACTTCACGTTCCTCATGCGGCAGTTTATGATGGGAGTTCACAATGATTTTATCGAAGTCGCGAAAATCGACGGCGCGGGATACCTTCGCGTATACGCTCAAATCATGTTGCCGCTTTGCAAGCCGATCCTGGCGACGGCCGGCATCATCAAGTTTATATGGACCTGGAACGACTACCAAAATCCGCTGATTTTCTTATTCACGAAGGAATTGTTTCCGCTGCCGTTAGGCATTCAGTTTTTCCGGCAAGAATATTCCAATAACGTCTCGCTGATGATGATGGCCGCGGTGTCGGCGATCATTCCGCTCCTTATCGTGTTCGTCGTCCTGCAGAAGCAGGTCATCAACGGAATTACAGTGGGCGGCGTGAAGGGGTAA
- a CDS encoding diacylglycerol kinase, whose product MVKRARLIYNPTSGREEMRRRLPDVLQRLEGYGFETSTHATIGEGDARLAAAEAARRGFDIVVAAGGDGTLNEVVSGLAELERRPPLGVLPLGTTNDLARALGIPRSWDAAIDLIAEGYVKPIDIGQVNQRYFVNIAGGGSLTELTYEVPSKMKTMLGQLAYYMKGFEKLPRLRPIRMKVTTDETTFEDEYMIFLIANSNSVGGFEKLAPDAAIDDGYMDAFFLKRCTLADFIRLATMVVRGERVLDPLLVQFRSKRIAIESPDYVQLNLDGEFGGTLPCDISVLPKHIGVFVDPTGRSSYHRQGGSGGSAVAVHPTGTPGALGQSSNGVEG is encoded by the coding sequence ATGGTCAAGCGAGCGAGACTCATCTATAATCCGACATCCGGGCGCGAAGAGATGCGGCGGCGTCTGCCGGACGTGCTTCAGCGGCTCGAAGGCTACGGGTTCGAGACGTCGACGCATGCGACGATCGGCGAGGGCGACGCGCGGCTGGCGGCCGCCGAAGCGGCGCGCCGCGGCTTCGACATCGTCGTCGCGGCCGGCGGCGACGGCACGCTCAACGAGGTCGTCAGCGGACTCGCGGAGCTGGAGCGCCGCCCGCCGCTCGGCGTGCTGCCGCTCGGGACGACGAACGATCTCGCGCGGGCGCTCGGCATTCCGCGGTCCTGGGACGCGGCGATCGACCTGATCGCCGAAGGGTATGTGAAGCCGATCGATATCGGGCAGGTCAATCAGCGGTACTTCGTCAATATCGCGGGCGGCGGCTCGCTGACGGAATTGACGTACGAGGTGCCGAGCAAGATGAAGACGATGCTCGGGCAGCTCGCTTATTATATGAAGGGATTCGAGAAGCTGCCCCGCCTTCGTCCGATTCGGATGAAGGTGACGACGGACGAGACGACGTTCGAGGATGAGTATATGATCTTCCTCATCGCCAACTCGAACTCCGTCGGCGGCTTCGAGAAGCTGGCGCCGGACGCGGCGATCGACGACGGCTACATGGACGCGTTCTTCTTGAAGCGGTGTACGCTGGCGGACTTCATTCGCCTCGCCACGATGGTGGTGCGCGGGGAGCGGGTGTTGGATCCGCTGCTCGTCCAATTCCGGTCGAAGCGGATCGCGATCGAGTCGCCGGACTACGTGCAGCTGAACCTCGACGGGGAGTTCGGCGGTACGCTGCCGTGCGACATCTCCGTGCTGCCGAAGCACATCGGCGTCTTCGTCGATCCGACGGGACGGTCGAGTTACCACCGGCAGGGCGGCTCCGGCGGCAGCGCCGTCGCGGTTCATCCGACGGGTACGCCGGGAGCGTTGGGACAATCAAGCAATGGAGTGGAAGGGTAG
- a CDS encoding sirohydrochlorin chelatase: MIGVLVISHGSRNPDWVRLVDEAIESLRARVSYPVYASYLELVEGRLIQDGIDALEALGVRDLIVLPLFVSSGSTHIEEISWALGAKATCRFETDLTPFRVSARVSLCAPIDADEDVIEILYEKMLPLSRHPSDELVLVVGHGSVLKGFHRVWRDCLERAASLLRVRGGFAAADAVMLLPDQVEWKLRWWRRHRPELTPIVAPMFVSEGYFTDKVIPSRFRGYDVRYNGRSLLPHPLLSRWMARRVEAKAKELETDGQASETHL, encoded by the coding sequence ATGATCGGAGTATTGGTGATCAGTCACGGCTCGCGAAACCCGGATTGGGTGCGGCTCGTGGACGAAGCGATCGAATCGCTGCGCGCGCGCGTTTCGTATCCGGTGTACGCATCGTATTTGGAGCTGGTCGAAGGCCGGCTCATTCAGGACGGCATCGACGCGCTCGAAGCGCTCGGCGTGCGCGACCTGATCGTGCTGCCGCTGTTCGTCTCGTCGGGAAGCACGCATATCGAAGAAATCTCTTGGGCGCTCGGCGCGAAGGCGACGTGCCGGTTCGAGACGGATTTGACGCCGTTCCGGGTGTCGGCTCGTGTTTCTCTGTGCGCGCCGATCGACGCGGACGAAGACGTAATCGAGATTTTGTATGAGAAAATGTTACCCCTTTCACGTCATCCCTCGGACGAGCTCGTCTTGGTCGTCGGTCACGGCAGCGTGCTCAAGGGGTTTCATCGCGTCTGGCGCGATTGTCTGGAGCGCGCGGCTTCGCTGCTACGCGTCCGCGGCGGCTTCGCGGCGGCGGACGCCGTCATGCTGCTGCCGGATCAGGTCGAGTGGAAGCTTCGTTGGTGGCGCCGCCATCGGCCGGAGCTGACGCCGATCGTCGCGCCGATGTTCGTGAGCGAAGGATATTTTACAGATAAAGTCATACCGTCCCGTTTCCGCGGGTATGATGTTCGGTATAACGGTCGTTCGCTGCTGCCCCATCCGCTGCTGTCGCGGTGGATGGCGCGGCGCGTCGAAGCGAAGGCGAAGGAGCTGGAAACAGATGGTCAAGCGAGCGAGACTCATCTATAA
- a CDS encoding ABC transporter permease — MNPVKTYGTERDVRPSAGKRRRWSRFKQDGELSLLFLPGFLYLLIFAYIPMAGIVVAFKNFKVNLGVFRSEWVGFANFEFLFTTELAYRIVRNTILYSLSYMTVTMACALALAILMSELSRRWLKVHQTVLFLPFFLSWVIVSYITDTMLDHQSGFLNSMLEWFGMEPRMWYFENDAWPLLLNLVNLWKGIGFQTLIFYAGMMGIDYTYYEAAKIDGASKLQMAMKITIPLLAPIISVLIILSVANMFRGDFGLHYFIPRDSGMVYATTDIIDTFVFRALRSMGDVAMAAAVGLFQSVVGLVMVVLANFVIRKVNEENSLW; from the coding sequence ATGAATCCCGTCAAGACCTACGGTACCGAGCGAGACGTTCGGCCATCCGCCGGGAAGCGGCGCAGATGGAGCCGCTTCAAACAGGATGGAGAGTTGTCCCTCCTGTTTTTACCCGGATTCCTGTACTTATTGATCTTTGCATACATCCCCATGGCGGGCATCGTCGTCGCCTTCAAGAATTTCAAGGTGAACCTGGGGGTGTTTCGCAGCGAATGGGTAGGCTTCGCGAACTTCGAATTTTTGTTCACGACGGAGCTCGCGTACCGCATCGTTCGAAACACGATTCTCTATAGCCTCAGCTATATGACGGTCACGATGGCATGCGCGCTTGCGCTTGCGATTCTGATGAGCGAGCTGAGCCGAAGGTGGTTGAAGGTCCACCAAACCGTGTTGTTCCTTCCGTTCTTCCTGTCTTGGGTCATCGTCTCCTATATCACGGATACGATGCTGGACCATCAGTCCGGGTTTCTGAATTCCATGCTGGAATGGTTCGGCATGGAGCCCCGGATGTGGTATTTCGAGAACGACGCCTGGCCGCTCCTCTTGAACCTCGTCAATCTCTGGAAGGGAATCGGGTTCCAAACTTTGATTTTCTACGCCGGGATGATGGGGATCGACTATACGTATTACGAGGCGGCGAAAATCGACGGCGCGTCGAAGCTGCAGATGGCGATGAAAATCACGATTCCGCTGCTCGCGCCGATTATCAGCGTGCTGATCATCCTGTCCGTGGCCAACATGTTCCGCGGCGACTTCGGCCTTCATTATTTCATTCCCCGCGATTCCGGGATGGTGTACGCGACGACCGACATTATCGACACCTTCGTGTTCCGCGCCCTGCGCAGCATGGGCGACGTTGCGATGGCGGCCGCGGTCGGCCTGTTTCAATCGGTCGTCGGTTTGGTCATGGTGGTTCTGGCGAATTTCGTCATCCGCAAGGTCAACGAGGAGAATTCGTTATGGTAG
- a CDS encoding carbohydrate ABC transporter permease: MSTAIERATRTEKRKWWNQHRKEAVAGWLFLAPEAIGIIALAIFPLLFSLMLSFTNWNLVGGFQEMKWVGFVNFERMIDDSKFWKALQNNLFFTAVTVPAGLVIAMIMAVLVHTKVYAKGLFKILFFIPYICSTVAIAAVWAALYHPSSGPINQFLMAIGLDQPPKWLVDSHYAIIAIMVIAIWQALGYQMIIFLAGLTQISEEVYESARIDGASGIQQFWYITIPMLAPTTLFLTITTIIGSFKVFDLIKFLTDGGPNDASTVLVYRIYEEGFINFKMGYASALSWVLFLLVIAVTSVTWIVQAREKRA; this comes from the coding sequence ATGTCGACGGCGATCGAACGCGCGACGAGAACCGAGAAAAGAAAATGGTGGAACCAACACCGCAAGGAAGCGGTCGCAGGATGGTTGTTTCTTGCGCCCGAAGCGATCGGCATTATCGCGCTCGCAATCTTCCCTTTATTGTTTTCTCTGATGCTCAGCTTTACGAATTGGAACTTGGTCGGCGGCTTTCAAGAGATGAAGTGGGTCGGATTCGTAAACTTCGAGAGAATGATAGACGATTCGAAGTTCTGGAAGGCGTTACAAAACAACCTGTTCTTCACGGCCGTAACCGTTCCGGCGGGACTCGTGATCGCGATGATTATGGCGGTTCTCGTGCATACAAAGGTGTACGCCAAAGGCTTGTTTAAAATCTTGTTCTTTATCCCTTATATTTGCTCCACCGTTGCGATCGCCGCCGTATGGGCTGCGCTGTACCATCCGTCGAGCGGTCCGATCAACCAATTCCTAATGGCCATCGGGTTAGATCAACCGCCGAAATGGCTCGTCGATTCCCATTACGCCATCATTGCGATCATGGTCATCGCGATTTGGCAGGCGCTCGGTTACCAGATGATCATTTTCCTCGCCGGACTGACGCAAATTTCCGAGGAAGTGTACGAATCCGCGCGAATCGACGGCGCTTCTGGGATCCAGCAGTTCTGGTATATCACGATTCCGATGTTGGCGCCGACGACGCTATTCTTGACTATCACGACGATCATCGGTTCGTTCAAGGTTTTCGATCTCATTAAATTTTTGACCGACGGCGGACCCAACGACGCTTCGACGGTGCTGGTGTACCGCATCTACGAGGAAGGCTTCATTAACTTTAAGATGGGCTACGCGTCCGCGTTGTCATGGGTGCTCTTTTTGCTAGTCATCGCCGTTACGTCCGTCACTTGGATCGTACAAGCTAGAGAAAAACGAGCTTGA
- a CDS encoding ABC transporter substrate-binding protein: protein MHSVQSTKKVRLVTVIAALLFATACSTQSGNSTEETPKATPQSTVTDAEGEGISEPAEAELEPVNLKWYFLSYGTPTDMDTIEAEFNKYTQELINATVDLVPVEAGDYEDKMNTVIASGEEFDIAWTSNWSFGYVGNVNKGAFYPIEDLLPEYAPNVTKLFGDKLEDARINGSIYAIPIYQTMTQIQGFVVQKRFADKYNLDVSSIKTYTDLEPFLQQIKENEPDIIPFGAAKDHSPIWSAYDISWTGVTFRNSDPKTIIHTDFAPEYEKHLQTMHKWFKAGWINKDAATAPDLKSVLAKGNVAVTQDFNLKAGGEAGHKAENGGHDVIYIPTQVPTFTGVTATMNAISHTSKHPERAVALLDLMASNADMFNLLKYGIEGKHYTLNAEGKVVPIADSGYPMGVQGWVMGNETIGYLMEGQPDDTWEVTIERNENAQRSPLYGFTFNGENVKTEIAAMQSVSGEFGAGLQTGTLDPAVYLPKLQDALKKAGVDAYLAEQQRQLDEWFAKK, encoded by the coding sequence ATGCATTCGGTACAATCCACGAAGAAGGTTCGGCTTGTCACTGTCATCGCGGCGCTCCTGTTCGCGACGGCCTGCAGCACGCAATCCGGAAACTCGACGGAAGAGACGCCTAAGGCGACGCCGCAGAGCACCGTAACGGACGCGGAAGGCGAGGGTATATCGGAGCCGGCCGAAGCCGAGCTCGAGCCCGTGAATTTGAAGTGGTATTTCCTGAGCTACGGCACGCCGACGGACATGGATACGATCGAAGCGGAATTCAACAAGTATACGCAAGAGTTAATTAACGCGACGGTCGATCTGGTGCCGGTCGAAGCGGGGGATTACGAGGACAAGATGAATACGGTCATTGCGTCCGGCGAAGAGTTCGACATTGCGTGGACCTCCAACTGGAGCTTCGGTTACGTAGGCAACGTGAACAAAGGCGCGTTCTACCCGATCGAGGACTTATTGCCGGAATACGCGCCTAACGTAACGAAGCTGTTCGGCGACAAGCTGGAGGACGCCCGGATTAACGGCAGCATCTACGCGATTCCGATCTACCAGACGATGACGCAAATTCAAGGCTTCGTCGTTCAGAAGCGCTTCGCCGACAAGTATAACTTGGATGTCTCTTCGATCAAGACCTATACGGATCTGGAGCCGTTCCTGCAACAGATTAAAGAGAACGAACCCGATATCATTCCGTTCGGCGCCGCCAAGGATCACTCTCCGATCTGGTCGGCGTACGATATTTCTTGGACCGGCGTGACGTTCCGCAACAGCGATCCGAAGACGATCATTCACACGGACTTCGCGCCCGAGTATGAGAAGCACTTGCAGACGATGCATAAGTGGTTCAAGGCAGGCTGGATCAATAAGGACGCCGCGACCGCTCCGGATTTGAAATCGGTGCTGGCCAAGGGCAACGTCGCCGTCACGCAGGACTTTAATTTGAAGGCGGGCGGAGAAGCGGGGCACAAAGCGGAAAACGGTGGCCACGACGTTATCTACATCCCGACGCAAGTGCCGACGTTCACGGGGGTGACCGCGACGATGAACGCGATCAGCCACACGTCGAAACATCCGGAGCGCGCCGTCGCGCTGCTGGATCTGATGGCGTCCAATGCGGACATGTTCAATCTGCTGAAGTACGGCATCGAAGGCAAACACTATACCTTGAACGCCGAAGGCAAGGTCGTGCCGATCGCGGACAGCGGTTATCCGATGGGCGTACAAGGCTGGGTGATGGGCAACGAGACGATCGGCTACTTGATGGAAGGTCAGCCGGACGATACGTGGGAAGTGACGATCGAGCGCAACGAGAACGCGCAGCGTTCGCCGCTGTACGGGTTTACGTTCAACGGGGAAAACGTGAAGACGGAAATCGCCGCCATGCAATCGGTGTCCGGCGAGTTCGGAGCGGGGCTGCAGACCGGCACGCTCGACCCGGCGGTATACTTGCCGAAGCTGCAGGACGCGCTGAAGAAAGCCGGCGTCGACGCGTATCTCGCGGAGCAGCAACGGCAGCTGGACGAGTGGTTCGCGAAGAAGTAA
- a CDS encoding ABC transporter substrate-binding protein: MKKLTTAVALFSVLFLAACGGQGGDGGASETPASVGNGSEGAEEVVTLKFYTNAKGEPGEPMMKIVEAFNAQSEKVKVEHVALVQNNDSREMLQKLDVLSASGEEVDVVLMNNEGYVLERAGNGMLYPLDEFYTANQIVPEDEFYRNPTYDGKHYGAMTDASFWYVAFNETHLKEAGLELPSFDWTWDDFRAYAKTLKESKEGRLGAYFHTFGEYANIIAYTDFKNPQLKEDGTLQFDDPSFESWFNMRRGMEVEDQSVRPLADVLAAKQHWATDFMNGTTSMLPIAMYSLDEAFLNEESYPRDFKITFAPLPRSSEETEPGLTSIGGSFLTIHKNSGHKEEAFEFIKFATMEGAALSGRIPGWKKADGKAVVAEMVGDKTDLVDIDALNATLFDERVRTAGSSVISVPYQQQLKKVAEGGINKFLLDNTTFEEARQFMMDEGQKIIEEHK, translated from the coding sequence ATGAAAAAATTGACAACGGCGGTCGCGTTGTTCTCGGTACTGTTTTTGGCGGCATGCGGAGGACAGGGCGGCGACGGCGGGGCATCGGAAACGCCGGCGTCCGTCGGAAACGGATCGGAAGGAGCCGAAGAAGTCGTTACGCTGAAATTTTACACGAATGCCAAGGGCGAGCCTGGCGAACCGATGATGAAGATCGTGGAGGCGTTCAATGCGCAGAGCGAGAAGGTAAAAGTCGAGCATGTGGCGCTCGTGCAAAATAACGATTCCCGCGAGATGCTGCAGAAGCTGGATGTGTTATCCGCATCGGGCGAAGAAGTGGATGTCGTTCTGATGAATAACGAAGGCTACGTGTTGGAGCGTGCCGGCAACGGCATGTTGTATCCGTTGGACGAATTCTATACAGCCAACCAAATCGTTCCGGAAGACGAGTTTTATCGCAATCCGACGTACGACGGGAAACATTACGGCGCGATGACGGACGCGAGCTTCTGGTACGTCGCATTCAACGAAACGCATTTGAAGGAAGCCGGTCTCGAACTTCCCTCTTTCGATTGGACATGGGACGATTTCCGGGCCTATGCCAAAACGTTGAAAGAGAGCAAAGAAGGGCGCCTCGGAGCTTATTTCCATACTTTCGGCGAGTATGCGAACATTATCGCCTATACAGACTTTAAGAACCCTCAGCTGAAGGAAGACGGCACGCTGCAGTTCGACGATCCGAGTTTCGAATCCTGGTTCAACATGCGCCGAGGCATGGAAGTCGAGGATCAGTCGGTACGTCCGCTCGCAGACGTCTTGGCGGCGAAGCAGCATTGGGCGACGGATTTCATGAATGGGACGACGAGCATGCTTCCGATCGCGATGTACTCGCTCGACGAAGCGTTCTTGAACGAAGAAAGCTACCCTCGCGACTTCAAGATTACGTTCGCGCCGCTTCCGCGCTCTTCCGAAGAAACGGAACCGGGTCTTACCAGCATCGGCGGCAGCTTCCTTACGATTCACAAGAATTCGGGACATAAGGAGGAAGCTTTCGAGTTTATCAAGTTCGCGACGATGGAAGGCGCGGCGTTGTCCGGCCGCATCCCGGGCTGGAAGAAAGCGGACGGTAAAGCGGTCGTCGCGGAGATGGTCGGCGACAAGACGGACCTCGTCGACATTGACGCATTGAACGCGACGCTCTTCGACGAGCGGGTCCGCACGGCGGGCTCTTCGGTCATCAGCGTTCCATATCAGCAACAGCTGAAGAAGGTTGCGGAAGGCGGCATCAATAAGTTCCTCCTTGACAACACGACATTCGAGGAAGCGCGACAATTTATGATGGACGAAGGACAGAAAATTATCGAAGAGCACAAATAG